From the genome of Symphalangus syndactylus isolate Jambi chromosome 7, NHGRI_mSymSyn1-v2.1_pri, whole genome shotgun sequence, one region includes:
- the MFAP3 gene encoding microfibril-associated glycoprotein 3 isoform X1 — protein MKLHCCLFTLVASIIVPAAFVLEDVDFNQMVSLEANRSSYNASFPSSFELSASSHSDDDVIIAKEGTSVSIECLLTASHYEDVHWHNSKGQQLDGRGRGGKWLVSDNFLNITNVAFDDRGLYTCYVTSPIRASYSVTLRVIFTSGDMSVYYMIVCLIAFTITLILNVTRLCMMSSHLRKTEKAINEFFRTEGAEKLQKAFEIAKRIPIITSAKTLELAKVTQFKTMEFARYIEELARSVPLPPLILNCRAFVEEMFEAVRVDDPDDLSERIKERPALNAQGGIYVINPEMGRSNSPGGDSDDGSLNEQGQEIAVQVSVHLQSETKSIDTESQGSSHFSPPDDIGSAESNSNYKDGAYENCQL, from the exons aTGAAGCTACATTGTTGCTTATTCACTTTAGTGGCAAGTATTATTGTGCCAGCTGCTTTTGTTTTGGAAGATGTGGACTTCAACCAAATGGTTTCACTGGAAGCAAATCGTAGTTCTTACAATGCATCCTTTCCCTCAAGCTTTGAACTCTCAGCAAGTTCCCACTCGGATGATGATGTCATCATAGCTAAAGAGGGAACTAGCGTTTCAATTGAGTGTCTTCTCACGGCCAGTCACTATGAAGATGTCCATTGGCACAATTCAAAAGGACAGCAACTggatggcagaggcagag GTGGAAAGTGGTTGGTTTCTGATAACTTCCTAAACATCACCAATGTAGCTTTTGATGACCGTGGGCTCTATACCTGTTACGTCACCTCTCCAATTCGTGCCTCCTACTCTGTCACCCTACGTGTTATCTTCACCTCGGGAGACATGAGTGTCTATTACATGATTGTTTGCCTGATTGCCTTTACAATCACCCTCATCTTGAATGTCACACGGCTGTGCATGATGAGCAGCCATCTTCGCAAGACTGAGAAGGCCATCAATGAGTTCTTTAGAACTGAAGGGGCTGAGAAACTTCAGAAGGCCTTTGAGATTGCAAAACGTATCCCCATCATTACCTCAGCCAAAACTCTGGAGCTCGCCAAAGTCACACAATTTAAGACCATGGAGTTTGCTCGTTATATTGAAGAACTGGCAAGAAGTGTCCCTCTTCCACCTCTTATTCTAAACTGTCGAGCCTTTGTTGAGGAGATGTTTGAGGCTGTGCGAGTGGATGACCCTGATGACCTGAGTGAAAGAATTAAAGAGAGACCTGCCTTGAATGCTCAAGGTGGCATCTATGTCATTAACCCAGAAATGGGACGGAGTAATTCACCAGGAGGAGATTCAGATGATGGCTCTCTGAATGAACAAGGCCAGGAAATAGCGGTTCAGGTTTCTGTCCACCTTCAGTCAGAAACCAAAAGTATTGATACAGAGTCTCAAGGCAGCAGTCATTTCAGTCCACCTGATGATATAGGATCTGCAGAATCTAACTCTAACTACAAAGATGGGGCATATGAAAACTGTCAGCTGTAA
- the MFAP3 gene encoding microfibril-associated glycoprotein 3 isoform X2 has translation MHPHTAGGKWLVSDNFLNITNVAFDDRGLYTCYVTSPIRASYSVTLRVIFTSGDMSVYYMIVCLIAFTITLILNVTRLCMMSSHLRKTEKAINEFFRTEGAEKLQKAFEIAKRIPIITSAKTLELAKVTQFKTMEFARYIEELARSVPLPPLILNCRAFVEEMFEAVRVDDPDDLSERIKERPALNAQGGIYVINPEMGRSNSPGGDSDDGSLNEQGQEIAVQVSVHLQSETKSIDTESQGSSHFSPPDDIGSAESNSNYKDGAYENCQL, from the exons ATGCATCCCCACACTGCAG GTGGAAAGTGGTTGGTTTCTGATAACTTCCTAAACATCACCAATGTAGCTTTTGATGACCGTGGGCTCTATACCTGTTACGTCACCTCTCCAATTCGTGCCTCCTACTCTGTCACCCTACGTGTTATCTTCACCTCGGGAGACATGAGTGTCTATTACATGATTGTTTGCCTGATTGCCTTTACAATCACCCTCATCTTGAATGTCACACGGCTGTGCATGATGAGCAGCCATCTTCGCAAGACTGAGAAGGCCATCAATGAGTTCTTTAGAACTGAAGGGGCTGAGAAACTTCAGAAGGCCTTTGAGATTGCAAAACGTATCCCCATCATTACCTCAGCCAAAACTCTGGAGCTCGCCAAAGTCACACAATTTAAGACCATGGAGTTTGCTCGTTATATTGAAGAACTGGCAAGAAGTGTCCCTCTTCCACCTCTTATTCTAAACTGTCGAGCCTTTGTTGAGGAGATGTTTGAGGCTGTGCGAGTGGATGACCCTGATGACCTGAGTGAAAGAATTAAAGAGAGACCTGCCTTGAATGCTCAAGGTGGCATCTATGTCATTAACCCAGAAATGGGACGGAGTAATTCACCAGGAGGAGATTCAGATGATGGCTCTCTGAATGAACAAGGCCAGGAAATAGCGGTTCAGGTTTCTGTCCACCTTCAGTCAGAAACCAAAAGTATTGATACAGAGTCTCAAGGCAGCAGTCATTTCAGTCCACCTGATGATATAGGATCTGCAGAATCTAACTCTAACTACAAAGATGGGGCATATGAAAACTGTCAGCTGTAA